GGGCATGACAAACCTGATGCTTACCTTCAGGTCTCCATGCGAAGACCCCTCCGAACTCAGGAACCGCCTGATCGCGGCGTGGGAGAAGGCCACAGATTGGAAAATCGAAGGCAAACTCATTGAAATTCCCGTCATCTATGGCGGCGAGCTTGGCCCGCATCTTCATGACGCAGCAAAGTTAACCAACATGTCCGTCGATGAACTGGTCTCCGTGCATGCAAACCGCGACTATTCGGTTTTTGCTCTGGGCGCCCACCCGGGACTGGGTTATCTGGGCATCACAGACGAACGCATCTGGGTTCCCCGGCGCGAAGTGCCCGTGCTGAGCATTCCTGCCGGGTCCGTTTCAATCGGCGGCATGCAAACCGCTGTATCCGCATCTCCGGGAGCCAGTGGCTGGCACACGCTGGGGCACACAGATGTGGAATTTTTCTTCCCTCACAAGGAAAACCCTACCCTTCTATCCCCCGGCGACACCGTCCGTTTTAGAGTTGAAAGGATCATCTCATGATCAAAATTTCCTATACCATCGGATTGTCGACCATTCAGGATCTCGGGCGCGATGAAAACTATCGCCATGGTGTCAGTATTGGCGGCGCAATGGATCGTCTTGCCCTGCAAATGGGGAATGCGCTTCTGGGTAATGCCAAAACGGCTGCCGCGATCGAAGTAACCCTTTTTCCGATCAAGTTCGAAATTCTCTCCAGCGTCAACATCGCCGTTACCGGCGCGGATTGCGCCATCGAGCTGGACGGCAAGCAAATCAACCCCAATTGGGCGTTTCATGCCGAGAAGGGGCAGACCCTTTCCCTGAGCAAACTAAACTCTGGCTCTTTCGCCTATGTTCATCTTGCTGGCGGCATTGACGTTCCCGAGGTGCTGGGGTCTCGCAGCACTTACCTGCGCTGCGCCTTTGGCGGCCTTAACGGGCGCATGCTGCAAAATGGAGATATGATCAAGTCTCTGCCCGAAGCAGACCCCTTCCCGCCGATTGCTCCGGGTGGGTTCGGAGCCATTTCTCCGGCCCTTGCCCTGCCGCAACCTTCGCATGCCTCTGCAGGCACGAATAATGCAATTACAATGCTACGCTACCTTCCCGCTGCCGAGCATGACTATTTTGACACAGCATCTCTGGACGCTCTTGTTACGGCACCGTGGCAAATCACACCGCAAAGCAGCAGAGCAGGATATAGATTGGCCGGCCCCAACCTCACGATGACCGAAAAACTGGAAATGCGCTCGCATGGCATCGTACCCGGCGTCATTCAGGTTCCCCCCGGAGGGGCTCCGATCATTCAAACTGCGGATTCCCAAACATCTGGTGGCTATCCCAAAATCGGGACCGTCATCGATGCTGACATGTGGCGCCTTACCCAGACCCGCATCGGCGATCAGATCTGCTTCCAAAAGACCTCCTACGAAGAGGCTCTCACGGCCTATAGGGAAATGGATAAATTTATAGATAAGGTGCGTGCGCTTTCCAAAGCCTATCGGGACCTGTTGAAATGACAAAGACTGTTTCTGCTAGGGCCGTTTCCGAAGATGATGTCCAGAAGATCATTGCGCTTGCAAAAAATGCGCATGTACAGGAGTTGAGCCTTCACGAAGGAAGTGTACATGTTCGGGTCGTCCTCACTCAGGAGGTTGAAGCTAGCAGAAATAGTCCACAAGGCTTTGTTGAGGCAAACAGCTTCATGAAAGTCGTGGCCCCACTGGCAGCCCAGTTCATGCCGCATCACCCCTGCCGCCCCAATTCTGGCGTCAGGGTTGGCCAGAGCGTGCGCAAGGGCGACCCCATTGGCTATTTGCTCAGTGGGCCTTTGCTCACGCCTCTCGTTTCTCCCTGCAATGGCGAGATCTCGCAGCTTCTCGCCGAACCAAACATGCGGGTCGGTTATGGGACAGCTTTGATATCAATCGCGAAAAAGTTATAGGCGGGCCTAGAGGCCACACGGGCCCCTGAGCCACCCCACGGCGTAAACATAAAGGATATTCCGATGAAGATCGATTTGAACTCGGACCTTGGAGAGGGATTTGGCCCCTACAAGCTCGGAGATGACAAGGCTCTGCTCAAGATTGTCACCTCAGCCAACATCGCTTGTGGTTACCACGCAGGCGATGCCGTTATCATGGATCAGACGGTCCGGGCCGCAAAGGCAAGCAAAGCCGACATCGGAGCTCATGTGGGCTTTCCGGATCGGCTGGGCTTTGGTCGACACCCGATGCATATGGACCTTGCCGAACTGGAGAAACATGTCATTTATCAGTTGGGCGCACTCTATGGCATCGCCACCGCTGCAGGCCACAAGATGACGCACATGAATTTTCATGGCGCGCTGGGTAATATGGCCTTTGTAGACAAGGATCTGGCTGAAATGCTGGTCAATGCCGTCTATTCCTTCGATAAAAATCTTATCCTTCTTTGCCTGGCGAATACCGAATTCTCCAAAGCCGCTGAAAATAAAGGCTTCAAGACAGCCAATGTGTTTCTTGCGGACCGTGCCTATGACGACAATGGAATTCTCGTCAAACGGGGTTTGCCAGGTGCTGTAATCAAGGAACCCGAAGCGGTTACGGAGCGCGTAAGGCAATTTCTCAATGACGGCTCCATTACGAGTATCAATGGCAACAAGCTTTCAACGCCCATTCACACCATTCTTGTTCATGGGGACACACCCGGATCCGTTACGCTGGCACGGAACATACGCAATCTCATCGCTCATGAAGGCCATGAGCTCACGCCGTTGTCCAAAATGCTGGCCTGACCTTAATCCTCTCGTGCGGGCGCTTGATAGCCTCCGCACGGGTCCACAAACGAGAACCTCAAGCAGGATTCTTAAGCGAGCGGCGGAACATCAATTCCGGCCTTAGGCGAAGATGCTCCGACAGTTCTTGAGTTGCCTGCTCTGCGTCATTGCTATTGCGCAAGCGCAAGATAAGCTCGGCAGCCTTTTTACCAACCATGGCAGCATCTACCCCAACCGTGCTAATGGGGGGGTGCGTAAAGCGAGAAATCTCAAAATTGCCAAAGCCGCAAAGACCGATGTCATCAGGTACTGCAATGCCCCTTTCCTGCAGCAGGCTGAGCGCACCAAAGGCTGCAGGGTCTGAAACACAAAAAATACAATCAATATCCGGATACTGATCCAGCAAAACTTCCGTGGCCTGTTTGGCGCCTTCCATACTGATTGGCATGATATCGTGCTGAATAACCCGGTTGTCGTCCAGCCCGACATTTTTCATGGCTGACTGAAAGCCTCTTCGGCGGGCTCCTGCACGGGTTCCTGCATCCATCGCCTCTCCCAGAAAGCCAATCTTACTGTAGCCTCTTTGCACAAGTGCCTCAGTCATGTTGTAGGCAGCCTTGAAATTCGAAAAGCCCACCGTGTGCTGGATGGGATTTTCAGGATCTTCCCACAATTCGACTACCGGAACAGTCACCGTCTTCAAGAGCTTCATCGCTTGATCGGTATGCCCGTCATAGCTGATGACAAGAGCCTCAGGGCGACGTCTCATCATCATTTCAATCAGGGCCTCTTCCTTG
This window of the uncultured Cohaesibacter sp. genome carries:
- the pxpB gene encoding 5-oxoprolinase subunit PxpB, translated to MSIRFSAFSKSKDQANISLLGTTAMLFEAPGAFELPTQKRIWALANEVQGWDNVKEAIPGMTNLMLTFRSPCEDPSELRNRLIAAWEKATDWKIEGKLIEIPVIYGGELGPHLHDAAKLTNMSVDELVSVHANRDYSVFALGAHPGLGYLGITDERIWVPRREVPVLSIPAGSVSIGGMQTAVSASPGASGWHTLGHTDVEFFFPHKENPTLLSPGDTVRFRVERIIS
- a CDS encoding biotin-dependent carboxyltransferase family protein, with amino-acid sequence MIKISYTIGLSTIQDLGRDENYRHGVSIGGAMDRLALQMGNALLGNAKTAAAIEVTLFPIKFEILSSVNIAVTGADCAIELDGKQINPNWAFHAEKGQTLSLSKLNSGSFAYVHLAGGIDVPEVLGSRSTYLRCAFGGLNGRMLQNGDMIKSLPEADPFPPIAPGGFGAISPALALPQPSHASAGTNNAITMLRYLPAAEHDYFDTASLDALVTAPWQITPQSSRAGYRLAGPNLTMTEKLEMRSHGIVPGVIQVPPGGAPIIQTADSQTSGGYPKIGTVIDADMWRLTQTRIGDQICFQKTSYEEALTAYREMDKFIDKVRALSKAYRDLLK
- a CDS encoding 5-oxoprolinase subunit PxpA; translation: MKIDLNSDLGEGFGPYKLGDDKALLKIVTSANIACGYHAGDAVIMDQTVRAAKASKADIGAHVGFPDRLGFGRHPMHMDLAELEKHVIYQLGALYGIATAAGHKMTHMNFHGALGNMAFVDKDLAEMLVNAVYSFDKNLILLCLANTEFSKAAENKGFKTANVFLADRAYDDNGILVKRGLPGAVIKEPEAVTERVRQFLNDGSITSINGNKLSTPIHTILVHGDTPGSVTLARNIRNLIAHEGHELTPLSKMLA
- a CDS encoding LacI family DNA-binding transcriptional regulator, producing MKQPTPNSKVTMRDVAAAAGCSTMTVSRALQKDGRVSEKTRKKILKTVKELGYVPDMTAGSLSSQRSGFIALLLPSLNNQHLAEMVHALTDELGKEDLQLLIGHTDYLSSKEEALIEMMMRRRPEALVISYDGHTDQAMKLLKTVTVPVVELWEDPENPIQHTVGFSNFKAAYNMTEALVQRGYSKIGFLGEAMDAGTRAGARRRGFQSAMKNVGLDDNRVIQHDIMPISMEGAKQATEVLLDQYPDIDCIFCVSDPAAFGALSLLQERGIAVPDDIGLCGFGNFEISRFTHPPISTVGVDAAMVGKKAAELILRLRNSNDAEQATQELSEHLRLRPELMFRRSLKNPA